The following are from one region of the Paenibacillus sp. JZ16 genome:
- a CDS encoding ATP-binding cassette domain-containing protein, with protein MISLKQVSFSYEDVPVIKELSYVEQNPVITGLWGRNGVGKTTLMKLIAGHQIPSQGNIEVMGHRPYNNQEAQRHLCYMQEDHPFSDIWTIRDALRFYQYFKPNWNQELAEELLETFKLPQHKKAKKLSTGMKTALQVVIGLASQADVTILDEPTNGLDAGMRKKFYERLLDSYDAFPRLILVSTHQIEELQPLLESIVVVHDGKLLLHEPMEEVRERGIWITGEHDRVNQLISNQKILNESTIGSVKKVMIDVPFSDEWRELGRSNGISVEKAHLQDYLLHMTDNVKEGVR; from the coding sequence ATGATTTCTTTAAAGCAGGTATCTTTTTCCTACGAAGATGTTCCTGTGATCAAGGAATTGTCATACGTTGAACAAAATCCAGTCATTACGGGATTATGGGGACGGAACGGTGTGGGCAAAACGACGTTGATGAAACTGATTGCGGGGCATCAGATTCCTAGTCAAGGCAACATTGAGGTTATGGGCCACCGGCCATACAATAACCAGGAAGCCCAACGACATTTGTGTTACATGCAGGAAGATCATCCGTTCAGTGATATTTGGACCATACGCGATGCCTTGCGGTTTTATCAATATTTCAAACCGAACTGGAATCAGGAATTGGCAGAAGAGCTGCTGGAAACGTTTAAACTGCCGCAGCATAAAAAAGCCAAGAAGCTGTCGACCGGGATGAAAACGGCATTACAGGTTGTGATCGGTTTGGCCAGCCAGGCGGATGTTACGATCTTGGATGAACCGACCAACGGGCTTGATGCAGGAATGCGAAAAAAGTTCTATGAACGGCTGTTGGATAGCTATGATGCGTTTCCGCGCCTGATCTTGGTGTCGACACATCAAATCGAGGAATTACAACCATTGCTGGAATCCATCGTGGTTGTTCATGACGGAAAGCTGCTGTTACATGAGCCGATGGAAGAGGTGCGGGAACGGGGGATCTGGATAACCGGTGAACACGATCGAGTGAATCAATTAATCAGTAACCAAAAGATCCTAAATGAAAGCACCATCGGTTCCGTAAAGAAAGTTATGATTGATGTCCCGTTCTCCGACGAATGGAGAGAGCTAGGCCGCAGTAATGGAATTTCCGTGGAGAAAGCGCATCTTCAGGATTATTTGCTTCATATGACGGATAATGTGAAGGAGGGGGTACGATGA
- a CDS encoding alpha/beta fold hydrolase → MDLAYQTQGSGTPVVLVHSPGVDSREWNYIAPHLARSHQVITYDGRGTGKSPAPQKPTSLVEDLRALLDHLQIDSASLVGHSMGGQAVTDFALTYPSRVDHLVLIAPSLTGFKHAQPFIDWMAQVNACAPDVDRLVEQSLSGPNYRVTMSSSERDFLREMHTLYMTRVFSEWKSFEVIWPMPPAIERLEELAARTLFIQGTVEWEDMQRIAEQFKRVQGIRFEVIEGADHMATLTHADELAGLIAAFLARG, encoded by the coding sequence ATGGATTTAGCTTATCAAACTCAAGGCAGTGGGACACCTGTTGTGTTGGTACACAGTCCAGGTGTCGATTCAAGAGAATGGAACTATATTGCCCCGCATTTAGCCCGGAGCCATCAAGTCATCACGTATGATGGGCGGGGAACGGGAAAATCCCCAGCGCCGCAAAAACCAACCAGCTTGGTTGAAGACCTTCGGGCATTGCTCGATCATCTGCAAATTGACAGCGCTTCGCTTGTCGGTCATTCCATGGGAGGGCAGGCCGTTACGGATTTTGCCTTGACTTACCCTTCCAGGGTTGACCATTTAGTATTAATCGCACCATCGCTAACCGGTTTCAAGCACGCCCAGCCATTCATCGATTGGATGGCCCAAGTAAATGCATGCGCACCCGATGTCGACCGTCTGGTCGAACAATCGTTGAGCGGGCCTAATTATCGTGTGACGATGTCCAGCTCTGAACGGGACTTTTTGCGCGAGATGCACACGTTGTATATGACCAGAGTGTTTAGTGAGTGGAAGAGCTTCGAGGTGATATGGCCGATGCCGCCAGCGATCGAGCGGTTGGAGGAGCTTGCTGCAAGGACGCTGTTTATTCAGGGAACGGTCGAATGGGAGGATATGCAACGAATTGCGGAACAGTTCAAGCGTGTGCAAGGCATCCGTTTCGAGGTAATCGAGGGGGCTGACCATATGGCTACCCTGACACATGCAGACGAACTTGCCGGTTTGATTGCTGCTTTTTTAGCGAGAGGATAA
- a CDS encoding response regulator transcription factor encodes MSVSKTILVVDDDQDIVELLRDFLENDHFQVKTACDTAQAWDIFKENSVDCIVLDIMMPGQNGFEFCRRIRGESNVPILFLSARSDDVDKIRGLTLGGDDYIVKTASPGEIVARVKAVLRRSASPQQLDNRVLDYGRIKLNLSTREVLVDGNNIVLTPREYELLRLFAEHPRHVFSYEQLLSKFWDGVGDRHTIRVHLSRLREKIEADPNKPIFLVNVWGVGYRFEGG; translated from the coding sequence ATGAGCGTATCAAAGACGATTCTGGTTGTAGACGATGACCAAGATATTGTTGAGCTATTAAGGGATTTTCTAGAGAATGACCACTTTCAAGTGAAAACCGCTTGCGACACCGCTCAAGCGTGGGACATATTTAAGGAAAACTCCGTTGATTGTATTGTTCTTGACATTATGATGCCGGGACAAAATGGATTTGAGTTTTGCCGCCGGATTCGCGGGGAGAGCAATGTACCAATCCTGTTCTTGAGCGCTCGCAGCGATGATGTGGATAAGATTCGAGGCCTTACCCTCGGAGGCGATGATTACATCGTCAAAACCGCTTCGCCGGGTGAGATCGTTGCCAGAGTAAAAGCCGTATTGCGGCGGTCCGCTTCCCCACAACAATTGGATAACAGGGTCTTGGATTACGGACGCATTAAATTAAACCTGTCCACAAGAGAAGTACTAGTGGATGGAAACAACATCGTGCTCACACCCAGGGAATATGAGCTGCTGCGATTATTTGCCGAACATCCGAGACATGTTTTCTCCTATGAACAATTACTTTCGAAGTTTTGGGATGGGGTGGGCGACAGGCATACAATTCGGGTCCATCTTAGTCGGCTTCGCGAGAAAATCGAAGCTGATCCGAATAAACCGATATTCCTGGTCAACGTATGGGGAGTAGGGTATCGCTTTGAGGGAGGGTAA
- a CDS encoding AAA family ATPase encodes MKDQHDNESYVLSPGRVLTEEEKSLVWKKPLTHTASEEERRITNEIKRNWHRGEMKIATILLEGDAGSGKTQLAKALSANFRLPYTKVTCFADMDKSDILGAILPVISSDRMKQLESADRAALKALYESDGFRSSTEILMEALEITQEMASAKMKQLLKLAANMAQDGAVEYRFYASEIVRAFQKGYLLEIQEPNVIRDAGVLMALNSALEPGGSLNLPTEIVQRHPDFIAVITANRSYAGSRPLNEALRDRVQHTEKMDLPTKEIMIERAMAKTGYQNDEMLDVLARVIILLDKTARANAIKGVAGMRSYFYWVDTVAQGASARESLYHKVIYKITTDSEEITLLEEALKGEGLLDMLEEVPVEKNKKRSPEAVEIATWESDIELDSMPDGQAEEEGLQLKKSAESEDSTSILADESADMESTDSGEDGSPQYHQANPEPMTEEEKQKERDFRKKLNQVSRAIVSDSIHQAVKLIVHRPDVDPIQQEEYRSLRKDIMPIVREIARQTMPLLEHEITTEYAKNHYYGSKFQADSVAYRDFRYFAKKRPPTESPGLVVGLRVDESASMAAFGRLEAAKRAVIAVYEFCQICHIPVLIYGDTADVSRLEQMSIFAYADYDQPDVRDRFRLMGIRARSNNRDGMALRIMAERLANSPKQTKLLISISDGQPKAMDDYTGSLAIQDMRQTLSEYERKGVKFLAAAIGQDKDVISQIYGAERFLDMTNLNELPAKLVRIISRYL; translated from the coding sequence ATGAAAGACCAGCATGATAATGAATCTTACGTGCTGTCTCCTGGGAGAGTATTGACCGAGGAAGAAAAAAGTCTTGTCTGGAAAAAACCATTAACACATACAGCAAGCGAGGAAGAACGGCGAATCACGAATGAAATCAAGCGTAATTGGCACCGCGGCGAGATGAAAATCGCCACGATTTTATTGGAAGGGGATGCCGGCTCCGGAAAAACGCAGCTTGCCAAGGCGTTGTCCGCAAACTTCAGGTTACCCTATACCAAAGTAACTTGTTTTGCCGATATGGATAAATCGGATATCCTCGGAGCCATTTTGCCGGTTATTTCATCTGATCGAATGAAGCAGTTGGAATCAGCGGACCGAGCGGCCTTGAAAGCATTATACGAAAGCGACGGCTTTCGAAGCTCGACGGAGATTTTGATGGAGGCGCTGGAGATTACACAAGAGATGGCTTCCGCAAAAATGAAGCAATTATTGAAGCTGGCCGCGAATATGGCTCAGGATGGAGCTGTAGAATATCGATTTTACGCTTCCGAGATCGTCCGAGCTTTTCAGAAGGGCTATCTGCTGGAAATCCAGGAACCGAACGTGATTCGGGATGCCGGCGTATTAATGGCATTGAATTCCGCATTGGAGCCGGGCGGCAGTCTTAATCTCCCAACGGAGATCGTGCAGCGGCATCCGGATTTCATAGCGGTGATCACGGCAAACCGCAGTTACGCCGGATCCAGGCCGCTTAACGAGGCATTGCGTGACCGAGTGCAGCATACGGAGAAGATGGACCTGCCGACCAAAGAGATTATGATAGAGCGAGCGATGGCCAAAACCGGCTATCAAAACGATGAAATGCTGGATGTGCTGGCAAGGGTCATTATCCTATTGGATAAAACAGCCCGAGCTAATGCCATTAAAGGCGTGGCTGGCATGCGCTCTTATTTCTATTGGGTGGATACCGTTGCGCAAGGTGCTTCTGCGAGGGAATCCCTTTATCATAAAGTGATTTACAAGATAACAACCGATTCGGAAGAGATCACACTGCTGGAAGAAGCGCTGAAAGGCGAAGGTTTGCTGGATATGTTGGAGGAAGTCCCGGTTGAAAAGAATAAAAAACGAAGCCCAGAGGCAGTGGAGATCGCGACATGGGAGAGCGATATAGAACTGGATTCCATGCCTGACGGGCAAGCTGAGGAAGAAGGGCTCCAGTTAAAGAAGTCCGCTGAAAGCGAAGACAGCACATCCATCCTCGCGGATGAGTCAGCGGATATGGAAAGCACGGATTCAGGAGAGGACGGATCACCGCAATATCATCAGGCCAATCCCGAACCCATGACAGAGGAGGAGAAACAGAAGGAGCGGGACTTCCGCAAAAAGCTGAATCAAGTCTCCAGGGCCATCGTGTCCGATTCGATTCATCAGGCTGTAAAGCTGATCGTTCACCGTCCTGATGTTGACCCGATCCAGCAGGAGGAATATCGGAGTCTGCGTAAGGACATTATGCCCATCGTGCGGGAAATCGCCAGACAGACGATGCCGCTGTTGGAGCACGAGATAACCACGGAATATGCCAAGAACCATTACTATGGTTCTAAGTTTCAGGCAGACAGCGTGGCTTACCGTGATTTCAGGTATTTTGCCAAGAAACGTCCTCCGACGGAATCCCCTGGTCTTGTCGTCGGTTTAAGGGTCGATGAATCAGCATCGATGGCTGCTTTTGGGAGACTCGAGGCGGCTAAGCGGGCGGTCATCGCGGTCTATGAATTCTGCCAAATTTGCCATATACCTGTTTTAATTTATGGGGATACTGCGGATGTTTCCCGTTTGGAGCAGATGTCCATCTTCGCTTATGCCGATTACGATCAACCGGATGTCCGCGACCGGTTCAGGCTGATGGGCATCCGGGCCAGAAGTAATAATCGGGATGGTATGGCTTTAAGAATTATGGCGGAACGGTTAGCAAATTCACCGAAACAAACGAAGCTGTTGATTAGCATCAGCGACGGGCAGCCTAAAGCCATGGATGACTATACCGGTAGTCTGGCGATTCAAGACATGCGGCAGACTCTATCCGAATACGAAAGAAAAGGAGTCAAATTTCTGGCGGCAGCCATCGGCCAAGACAAAGATGTCATTAGTCAGATCTATGGTGCCGAGAGATTTTTGGATATGACCAACCTGAATGAGCTGCCAGCCAAGCTGGTGCGGATCATTTCTCGATACTTGTAA
- a CDS encoding DJ-1/PfpI family protein gives MLNVQIVLFDGFDLLDAIAPYEVFCAAAMNAENALNVELVTAEGSRSVPSGINGLRIEASGRLDPERAGIILVPGASGDVEGDGPDSVPAILGRAMSTELTRLIKQALQHKDITVATVCGGSLILAMGGLLEGRPAVTNHLGMALLSATGAVPVSARVVDDGNLVTGGGVTSGLDVALYLVERELGPRIAHAVERLFEYERRGTVWKDTGIKPNVNKSVPSDEPNAAVNKTAMIPTPSSQHSKSIQASVFDGDWETTIATPVGKMEVKLSILTRDDLIQGTATQGDETIEFMNPVLQDNKLAWSLRITKPMRLNLKFEVVADGDHMVGIAKAGLLPASKLTGNRVT, from the coding sequence ATGCTTAACGTTCAAATTGTGTTGTTTGACGGCTTCGACCTGCTGGATGCGATAGCGCCTTACGAGGTCTTCTGTGCTGCAGCCATGAATGCTGAAAATGCGTTAAACGTAGAATTGGTCACCGCCGAGGGATCAAGATCCGTGCCTAGCGGCATCAACGGGTTGAGGATTGAAGCAAGTGGCAGACTGGACCCGGAACGAGCGGGCATCATTCTCGTACCTGGCGCGTCCGGCGACGTCGAGGGAGATGGGCCCGATTCGGTTCCGGCTATTCTGGGCCGGGCCATGAGTACCGAATTGACCCGGTTGATCAAGCAGGCTCTCCAGCACAAAGACATTACAGTCGCTACGGTCTGTGGCGGTTCCCTGATTCTTGCTATGGGAGGCCTCTTAGAAGGCCGGCCGGCGGTAACGAACCATCTGGGCATGGCCTTACTTAGTGCAACTGGGGCAGTTCCCGTCTCGGCTCGCGTCGTGGACGACGGCAATCTGGTTACCGGTGGCGGCGTAACTTCAGGACTCGATGTAGCGCTATATCTGGTGGAACGTGAACTTGGACCTCGTATCGCTCACGCGGTAGAGCGGTTATTCGAATATGAACGAAGAGGCACGGTTTGGAAGGATACAGGGATAAAGCCTAACGTTAATAAATCAGTGCCGAGCGACGAACCAAATGCCGCGGTGAACAAAACAGCAATGATACCCACGCCAAGCTCCCAGCATAGCAAAAGCATACAGGCATCGGTCTTCGACGGGGATTGGGAGACCACTATCGCTACGCCCGTCGGGAAGATGGAGGTCAAGCTCTCCATATTGACAAGGGACGATTTGATCCAGGGCACGGCAACGCAGGGGGATGAAACCATTGAGTTTATGAACCCTGTACTTCAGGATAACAAGCTGGCCTGGTCACTACGAATCACGAAACCCATGCGCTTGAATCTCAAGTTTGAAGTTGTCGCCGATGGAGATCACATGGTTGGTATAGCCAAAGCTGGCTTACTGCCTGCATCCAAGTTAACAGGAAATCGGGTTACCTAA
- a CDS encoding DJ-1/PfpI family protein, producing the protein MGKSVHVQIVLFDGFDLLDALAPYEVFAAAGMYTGGKVTVELVSAEGKRSVPSGLNGPALEAQDMLDPNRSGIIVVPGASGKPAGNTADAIPNILRQAKDTGLTTMMKQAMNNKDVTVATVCGGSLLLAMDGLLKDRYAVTNQIGMGALGALGAIPVDARIVEDGPRLVTGGGVTSGLDVALYLVEREVGPQIANAIEKLFEYERRGTVWQANGLPPINFETSQETPKKEQPSAPGNKDKK; encoded by the coding sequence ATGGGTAAAAGCGTGCATGTACAAATCGTATTATTCGATGGGTTTGATCTGCTGGACGCCTTAGCGCCATATGAAGTATTTGCTGCTGCCGGAATGTACACTGGTGGAAAAGTCACTGTAGAATTAGTATCTGCAGAAGGTAAGCGTTCGGTACCGAGCGGGCTGAATGGACCTGCCCTCGAAGCGCAAGATATGTTAGACCCTAATCGTTCCGGGATTATTGTAGTTCCTGGTGCTTCGGGGAAGCCAGCAGGGAATACCGCAGATGCTATTCCCAACATATTGAGGCAGGCTAAGGATACGGGGTTAACAACGATGATGAAACAAGCTATGAATAATAAGGACGTTACGGTGGCTACCGTGTGTGGAGGTTCATTGCTGCTGGCTATGGATGGATTGTTGAAAGACAGATATGCTGTCACCAATCAGATAGGCATGGGTGCGTTAGGGGCTCTCGGTGCAATTCCGGTCGATGCAAGAATCGTGGAAGATGGCCCACGCTTGGTAACTGGCGGAGGTGTTACTTCCGGACTTGATGTGGCCTTGTATTTGGTTGAGCGTGAAGTCGGACCACAGATTGCGAATGCTATAGAGAAGTTATTCGAGTACGAGCGCAGAGGAACGGTGTGGCAAGCAAACGGCTTACCGCCGATTAACTTTGAGACGAGCCAGGAAACGCCTAAAAAAGAGCAACCGTCTGCACCGGGGAACAAAGACAAAAAGTGA
- a CDS encoding DUF2306 domain-containing protein, translating into MKKRKSLYLLLACVSILFILHALVKNYWIDPGASGFLSHKTGLKRELNLPVWLNVMYVHVAFACVAMASGLINFSNRIFERSRRLHRINGYVYIVSVLLVVLTSGYMAPYATGGKISSMGFNLLNMIWLVITITALVQIKRKRIIRHRNWMIRSYAFCFTNMLIHLITSLFHQGFGYVYPTSYTIGVYGSIALLLVIPEIIIRTNRKELVSG; encoded by the coding sequence ATGAAGAAACGAAAATCGTTATATCTATTGCTGGCCTGTGTCAGCATTCTATTTATACTACACGCCTTGGTGAAAAACTATTGGATCGATCCAGGTGCTTCGGGATTCTTAAGCCATAAGACCGGGCTAAAGCGCGAGCTCAATCTCCCGGTTTGGCTTAATGTCATGTACGTTCATGTTGCTTTCGCATGTGTGGCCATGGCATCGGGACTGATTAACTTTTCGAATCGAATATTTGAAAGAAGCCGCAGGCTGCATCGCATAAACGGCTATGTATATATCGTATCCGTACTGCTGGTTGTGTTAACTTCCGGATATATGGCCCCCTACGCGACAGGCGGCAAAATAAGCAGTATGGGATTCAATCTGCTGAATATGATCTGGCTGGTTATCACCATTACGGCGCTCGTGCAAATCAAGAGGAAAAGGATCATTCGACATCGCAACTGGATGATTCGTAGTTATGCCTTTTGCTTCACAAACATGTTGATCCATCTCATTACTTCCCTTTTTCATCAGGGATTCGGGTACGTTTACCCTACTAGCTACACCATCGGCGTTTACGGCTCGATAGCGCTGCTGCTAGTTATTCCTGAAATCATCATCAGAACGAATCGAAAGGAATTGGTATCAGGATGA
- a CDS encoding GntR family transcriptional regulator translates to MKALLDESQPIFQQIAQMIIDDIVDGVVKEGERVPSENELSRFYNINRATARRGLQALVDLDIIYKQRGIGMFVKEGARKQVLRDKQKHYREYYIRPMLEEARRIGMTVEEVMECIVEEEGNL, encoded by the coding sequence TTGAAAGCTTTGTTGGATGAATCCCAGCCCATTTTTCAACAAATTGCTCAAATGATTATCGATGATATTGTGGATGGTGTAGTGAAGGAAGGGGAGCGCGTCCCTTCTGAGAATGAATTGTCCCGATTTTATAACATTAACCGTGCCACGGCGCGTAGAGGGCTTCAAGCCTTGGTTGACCTGGACATCATTTACAAGCAGAGAGGAATAGGAATGTTTGTAAAGGAAGGGGCCAGGAAACAGGTGCTGCGTGACAAACAAAAGCATTATCGGGAGTATTATATTCGTCCGATGCTGGAAGAGGCGAGGCGAATTGGCATGACGGTCGAGGAGGTTATGGAGTGCATAGTGGAAGAGGAGGGGAACTTATGA
- a CDS encoding sensor histidine kinase: MRSLRIRTFTMLCFFFILLLPWIFFVTAHFMETKTLSFELGRLQNETLQRNISEMTQRIESDTDQWTDPVWQNQLYSALREAKMDVLIQSAEDQEIYRSNPDRRGTNLSTERFSVIEDGSLLGRVILYLPQSNQFQVMSAFVGLLLAIFVVGMEMRRFVLKPLEKMGNAARQIATGDWDVRLPMSRVTEIAEVRDGFDVMVKGLEQSYRKQAELEEERRFVIAAVAHDLRTPLFALRGYLDGLEQGIAQSPEKIAQYVAVCKDKSAQLDRLVEDLFTFTKMEYVESQLNTKTVDFNQVVRNSMDSLSPLARQKGVSISFHVTDRCIIHGDMHLLERAMNNLLDNAVRHTSAGGEIEVQCNKVGDKVKFTIRDTGPGFSGEELERVFEPLYRGEASRSRSTGGSGLGLTISQRIVRQHGGELAASNQPEGGALLEGWLPAAASGQLESNGL; this comes from the coding sequence ATGAGGTCACTCCGCATTCGTACGTTTACCATGCTTTGCTTCTTCTTTATCCTCTTATTGCCGTGGATCTTCTTTGTTACTGCGCACTTTATGGAAACCAAGACACTCAGCTTCGAACTAGGTCGGCTGCAAAACGAGACCCTGCAACGAAATATATCGGAAATGACGCAGCGAATTGAATCGGACACAGACCAATGGACAGATCCAGTCTGGCAAAACCAATTGTATTCCGCGCTGCGTGAAGCGAAGATGGATGTGCTCATTCAATCCGCAGAAGATCAGGAAATTTATCGTTCCAATCCTGACCGACGTGGCACTAATTTATCAACCGAGCGGTTCTCCGTCATCGAGGACGGCTCATTGCTGGGAAGGGTTATTCTGTACTTACCTCAATCCAACCAATTTCAAGTGATGTCGGCTTTTGTCGGGCTGCTGCTTGCGATCTTTGTTGTCGGAATGGAAATGAGGCGATTCGTTCTCAAACCACTCGAGAAGATGGGAAATGCAGCAAGACAAATTGCAACAGGGGATTGGGATGTTCGGCTACCCATGTCCAGGGTCACCGAAATCGCTGAAGTGCGCGATGGATTCGATGTTATGGTCAAGGGACTTGAGCAATCCTATCGAAAACAGGCTGAACTGGAAGAGGAACGCCGATTCGTCATTGCGGCTGTTGCGCATGATTTACGGACACCGTTGTTCGCTTTGCGAGGATACTTGGATGGTCTGGAGCAAGGGATCGCTCAATCTCCGGAGAAAATAGCCCAATATGTTGCAGTCTGCAAAGACAAATCGGCCCAATTGGATCGTTTGGTAGAGGATCTTTTCACTTTTACAAAAATGGAGTATGTGGAGTCGCAACTGAATACTAAAACGGTGGATTTTAACCAGGTCGTCCGGAATTCGATGGATAGTCTGAGTCCGCTGGCTCGGCAAAAAGGAGTTTCCATCTCGTTCCATGTAACGGATCGGTGCATCATCCATGGAGATATGCATTTATTAGAACGAGCCATGAACAATCTTCTGGATAATGCCGTAAGACACACATCTGCGGGTGGTGAAATCGAAGTCCAGTGTAATAAAGTTGGTGATAAGGTTAAGTTTACGATACGCGATACCGGGCCGGGCTTCTCTGGGGAAGAGCTTGAGCGTGTATTTGAACCTCTATATCGCGGGGAAGCATCCAGAAGTCGTTCAACCGGTGGCAGCGGATTAGGCTTAACCATTTCACAAAGAATTGTTAGGCAGCACGGAGGCGAACTTGCCGCAAGCAACCAACCGGAAGGTGGAGCACTGCTTGAAGGATGGTTACCTGCAGCAGCTTCAGGACAGTTGGAATCAAATGGTCTATAG
- a CDS encoding AI-2E family transporter produces the protein MEQPRIWPDRFKRFFLNNKFVLLLLVLLLVGLNVLVLSKISFVLHPLAVLIKTIVLPIILSGILYYLLNPLVDVMEKWKIKRGWSILILYLVIAGILTIVVLAVIPVLRNQIMGLIDNFPTYSEKVRQQFEDLTGSELYNQIQETMNINSQEWWTTVTQKATELLNHTWSRVGGFLGAFTEVVLSIVTVPFVLFYMLKDGKKLPLKILSFLPTKSRSGILHVLQDINHQISSFIRGQIIVSFCIGILLYIGYMIIGLDYALILAIIASFTSVVPYLGPAIAITPALIVALVTSPVMLLKMVAVWTIVQLIEGKFISPQIMGKTLKIHPITIIFVILTAGNLFGVVGILLAVPGYAVLKVCVSHIFEWFKDTSGLYDPRNSNTPK, from the coding sequence ATGGAGCAACCCCGTATTTGGCCGGATCGGTTCAAGCGCTTTTTTCTGAACAATAAATTTGTGCTTCTTTTGCTTGTTCTGTTGCTGGTTGGACTCAATGTGTTGGTTCTAAGCAAAATTTCGTTTGTGCTGCATCCGCTCGCCGTGTTAATCAAGACGATCGTATTGCCGATCATTTTATCAGGAATACTCTATTATTTGCTGAATCCTCTGGTGGATGTGATGGAGAAATGGAAAATCAAGCGTGGATGGTCCATCCTGATCCTCTATCTGGTTATAGCTGGTATTCTAACGATTGTGGTGCTCGCGGTCATTCCGGTGCTGCGCAACCAGATTATGGGGCTGATTGATAACTTTCCGACATATAGCGAAAAGGTTAGACAGCAGTTTGAAGATCTAACGGGCAGCGAGTTGTATAACCAGATTCAAGAAACCATGAACATTAACTCCCAGGAATGGTGGACCACCGTCACGCAGAAGGCAACGGAACTTCTAAACCACACGTGGAGTAGAGTTGGCGGGTTTCTGGGTGCATTTACAGAGGTTGTGTTGTCGATCGTGACGGTACCTTTTGTACTGTTTTATATGCTGAAAGACGGCAAGAAGCTCCCTCTGAAAATATTGTCTTTCCTGCCGACGAAGAGTCGTTCCGGAATTTTGCATGTGCTTCAGGATATCAACCATCAGATCAGCTCGTTTATCCGCGGGCAGATTATTGTGAGCTTCTGTATTGGTATTCTGCTGTATATCGGTTACATGATCATCGGTTTGGATTACGCGTTGATTCTGGCGATTATTGCATCGTTCACCAGCGTGGTGCCTTATCTGGGACCCGCAATCGCGATTACGCCTGCGCTCATTGTAGCTCTGGTCACTTCTCCGGTGATGCTGCTGAAGATGGTGGCGGTATGGACGATCGTGCAATTAATAGAAGGGAAGTTCATCTCACCCCAAATTATGGGTAAAACGCTCAAGATTCACCCCATTACGATTATCTTTGTCATACTGACGGCCGGCAATCTGTTCGGTGTGGTTGGCATTTTGTTAGCCGTTCCCGGCTATGCGGTCCTTAAGGTTTGTGTATCGCATATCTTCGAATGGTTCAAGGACACGTCGGGATTATATGATCCTCGGAATAGCAACACGCCGAAATAG
- a CDS encoding RrF2 family transcriptional regulator yields the protein MQFSKSVDYALHALIHLAHSERDQNIGIKELSATLGVSESYLSKIMSKLRQDGIVRAVPGVNGGYELAKQAEKITFLEVIQVIEGRQQLFECSNLNSQQHRLLAEEKAAKMHEDNPRECVCLVKQVMDGAERQLYQYLEEQTIQSVLDAASKRGSCAENKK from the coding sequence ATACAGTTTTCCAAAAGCGTTGATTATGCTCTGCACGCATTAATCCACTTGGCTCATTCGGAGCGTGATCAGAACATCGGGATCAAGGAGTTATCTGCGACGCTGGGCGTCTCGGAAAGCTACTTATCCAAAATCATGTCCAAGCTGAGGCAGGATGGTATCGTGCGGGCTGTACCGGGAGTGAACGGAGGCTACGAGCTGGCCAAGCAGGCAGAGAAGATTACATTCCTTGAAGTGATACAGGTCATTGAAGGAAGACAGCAGTTGTTTGAATGCTCCAATCTCAATTCGCAGCAGCATCGCCTGCTAGCCGAAGAGAAGGCTGCCAAGATGCACGAGGATAATCCCCGTGAGTGCGTATGTCTGGTCAAACAGGTGATGGACGGCGCCGAACGGCAATTGTATCAATACTTGGAGGAGCAAACGATCCAGTCGGTATTGGATGCGGCATCGAAGCGTGGCAGCTGTGCGGAAAACAAGAAGTGA